From Lytechinus pictus isolate F3 Inbred chromosome 6, Lp3.0, whole genome shotgun sequence, the proteins below share one genomic window:
- the LOC135154574 gene encoding uncharacterized protein LOC135154574, which produces MSFKASAHLTARSGVTALVSLRVADRSETSRKENRITEEEEESGAKSLMMSRRSTCKETIVLCNVDFSDLAVKIGSEWQHLGIRLGLNPENIFHIKEDNPTAVNRIIAMLELWNQQSSCEGNKIQMVKDLCSALTRCNRADLANYIETLQD; this is translated from the exons atgtctTTTAAGGCAAGCGCACACCTTACGGCCCGATCCggcgtcacagctcttgtcagcttgagagtcgcagaccggtcagagacaagtcgcaaggaaaacc GTATTactgaagaggaagaagaatcagGAGCTAAGAGTCTAATGATGTCAAGAAGATCAA CTTGTAAAGAGACCATTGTACTGTGCAACGTGGACTTCAGTGATCTAGCGGTGAAGATCGGATCGGAGTGGCAACACCTTGGTATCAGGCTCGGGTTAAATccagaaaatatttttcatatcaaGGAGGACAATCCAACGGCGGTAAATCGTATAATTGCAATGCTAGAACTGTGGAACCAACAATCATCTTGTGAGGGAAATAAGATACAGATGGTGAAGGATCTATGTAGTGCACTGACAAGATGCAACAGGGCAGATCTTGCAAATTATATAGAAACACTGCAGGACTAA